One part of the Salmo salar chromosome ssa10, Ssal_v3.1, whole genome shotgun sequence genome encodes these proteins:
- the LOC106613577 gene encoding protein FAM174C: MQFQGVMRILLPTLWAISTFADEKAKSTTTTGVTAAGITKHVTISSASNTTSKNNHSSIFNSFDVDSSMIQRALYVLIGVTTIGVFYFLVRAVRQKKRTTSKKKYGLLSNYDDSVEMAVLESDEEDDTVYEARSLRR; this comes from the exons ATGCAATTTCAAGGAGTCATGAGGATTCTTTTACCGACGTTGTGGGCAATTTCAACCTTCGCAGACgaaaaagccaagtcaacaacaacaacaggcgTTACTGCTGCTGGCATCACCAAGCATGTCACGATTTCGAGTGCCAGTAACACGACGTCCAAGAACAATCATAGCAGCATTTTCAACTCTTTCGATGTAGATAGTTCAATGATACAAAGGGCCCTGTACGTCCTTATTGGAGTCACCACCATTGGCGTGTTCTATTTCCTCGTGAGAGCTGTGCG GCAGAAGAAAAGAACAACCTCTAAGAAGAAGTATGGTCTGTTGTCAAACTATGATGACAGTGTTGAGATGGCTGTGCtggagagtgatgaggaggatgaCACTGTATATGAGGCCAGGTCCCTGAGAAG ATGA